GTTCGCGTCGTCCCTAAGTCTCATGGACAAGTGGACGTCCTCGTAACCGTTTATGAAAGTCTCGTCGAACACCTTTCCGTCTATCACTCTCCTGTTGAGGGCCATGAAACTACCCGCGTTCAGGAAGGAGTCCTCCACAAGCCCGGCGAACTTAATGAATGGGTCTACCATTGAGTCTACCATGACCACTCGTTTCACTTCCAACCTCTCTCCGCGCCTCCGTAGCAGGCGTCCCTAGACCTCTGCCTGAACTAACCGGAATACCTTCCTCACTACTTCCATTACCTTTACGAACTCCTTAGTGGGCCTCACAATGGACACCTTGGTAAGTGTGGTAGGCAGAGGGCCTCGCCATGACTAGCACTCTGTTAGTCGTGGCCAGTGCGTCGACCAGTTTCTTGGCGTCATCGACCTTATGGACGTCGTCGTTTGAGACCACTACCCACTTGGGCCTGTACTCCATCACCCTCTCTATCCCCGCGTTTACGCTCCTGGCGTAGTTGAAGTACTTTCCACTGCTCTCGACAAAGACAACTGGGAGGGGCTTAAACACCTCCCTCGCTTCCCTGGCAAGGGGGGAGTTGACGCTCTTGGTAGGAATGACAACCACTACGTCCCCGTTCGCTTCCCTCTTAACTTCTATCTTCGCTGAGGGCCTAGTCCTCATCCACCTCATTATCTCCTCATTGGAGAACTTGTACACCCTCTCCACTTCCCTAGGGTCGTTACTAGAGTAGCGCTCCTCCAAAGCGTTCACGCCTTGTTCCAAACCCTCCCACCTACCCTGTAGAACGAGGTGTACAAGTTCATCGTTGAAAAGGAGTAGACGGCGTCCTCCACTGGTATAGTGGTTATGCGTACCCCCACGATCGAGTGTGGTCCGTAGACCACTACCGAGAGGGAAGTGAGGAAGTAGTCAAACACGAAGAACGGGACGTAGGTGAGCCCAACGAATGTCCAGAGACCTAAACATGGTTGGGTCAACTAGCTCCACCGCGACCAACGAAGTGGAGAAGAAGAGGAGGTCGAGGCACGTGTAGGAGTAACCCCTAAGGGCAACAGCTAGGGAGAACCCTAGGGCTGAAGCCCTAGTATTTCCCCCTGCTCACTTTACCTCCTTGTCCTTCGCCCTCTGCTCCAGGAAGTCGTATATCATCAAACAGGCAAAAAGACGCCGACTACCTTGGCGTTATCCTGTTTGTCTTTGTTTACTGTGCATTTCCGCGTCACCCTTGACTGCAGCGTCAACTGCGCCCACGTACCTCCTCAGCATTGCCAGGAAAGCCAACACAAAGGGAACTAAGAGAACGAAGAGTAGCCTTATGCCCAACGCTTGTGCCACTACACCGTCCACCAGCGGAGTGACGACGCCAATGAGCATCATAATTGCGAAGAACTGGCTGTTTGCAGCGTTCCTCTCCTCCGCCTTAAACGTCCTGCTTATGGAAATCACAGACAAGGGGTATGTTATCCCGTGTGGTATGCCTAGCACTAGGAGCGCCCAAAGGAACAGAAGCGAGTTACCACTTAACGTAGCCAAGGAGAGGCCTATTACCGTTAAGCTCACGGAGAAGGTAACAAGTCCAGAGATCCTCTCCGCTGGCCTCAAAAAGAGGTAGAGCCTGGCCAGGAACGAAGTAACGAAGAAGGCCGAGAAGAATGCCGTCACCTCTGAGTAGCTCAGTCCAAAAACCTCCTTGGCGTAAACCCCGGCAAAGGCAGTGATTGTAGCAAATGGCACGTTGTAAGACAGGATGTTGAGCACCGCCACTTTAAACCCAGGGTTCGAGAATACCTTTACCTCTACCTTCTTGCCATTAGCCTCCTGCGGAAACTCTAAGAAGAACGATAGCGCGAAGGCCAAGAGCGCAAAGGGCTCGAACCAGAGGAAGACGTATCTAAGGGGGGAGAACTTGAGCACTACCGACTCAACTGCTGGCCCCACAACGAGGCTTACGCTCAAAGCCAACGTATAGATTGAGAGCAGCCTCTCCCTGGCCTTCCTGTCCTCTAGTAGCCCCGCTGCGTTTATCACGTTTGGCATCATGAGCCCCAGAGAGAGACCTGCAACTGCTGACAGCGCCCATACTAGGAGGGAGTTGGAGTAATAGAAAAGCGGTAGTATAAGGGCGTACACTGCAGTAGACGTTATGAAGGCCTTCCTCCTGATGGGGGAGGTGAGCCTGGAGTTTAGGATTCCGCTGGAGATAAAGGTGGACAACGCGATGACAGCGGAGACAAGGCCTATCTCAGTGTTGTTAAAGGAGAACTGGTACCTCGCCACCAGCGGTATGGTAGTTATCAACATGTTGTTGGAGCCCCTTATTGCAATGGTCAGCGGTACTATAATGAGTAAGGCCTCAAGGAAAGTCAGACGTTTTGGCATAAAGTATAGGTAACATTGTTATCTATTTAAACATTAGTCTGTACTCTCTATAAGGAGGACATACCAGAAAAGACCGTGTTCCTTCTGAGGACGGACAGCTTAAGAAAGTTCAAAACGTAGAAAAGACCTTCTACCTTTGAATTGAGGAAAAAGGGTACTTAAGAGCTCAATGATAGTGATGCTCTCCGTGGTGACGTTCGCCGTGGGTAGGCTTGTCGGTATTCACAAGTTTTCCCTCTAGGAACATCTTTACTGCTTCGTCTGCAGTAGTCCCCGGCTCAGCCAGAAACACCTTCGCCTTTCCTTGGAGGAACCTAATCCCTGGAGGGCCTATCTCTACTAGTATGAACGCTGTTGCCCCCTTCTCTAGGGCTGACTTTAGCATATGCACTCCCCTGAC
Above is a window of Candidatus Aramenus sp. CH1 DNA encoding:
- a CDS encoding lycopene cyclase domain-containing protein; protein product: MTQPCLGLWTFVGLTYVPFFVFDYFLTSLSVVVYGPHSIVGVRITTIPVEDAVYSFSTMNLYTSFYRVGGRVWNKA
- a CDS encoding MFS transporter; the protein is MPKRLTFLEALLIIVPLTIAIRGSNNMLITTIPLVARYQFSFNNTEIGLVSAVIALSTFISSGILNSRLTSPIRRKAFITSTAVYALILPLFYYSNSLLVWALSAVAGLSLGLMMPNVINAAGLLEDRKARERLLSIYTLALSVSLVVGPAVESVVLKFSPLRYVFLWFEPFALLAFALSFFLEFPQEANGKKVEVKVFSNPGFKVAVLNILSYNVPFATITAFAGVYAKEVFGLSYSEVTAFFSAFFVTSFLARLYLFLRPAERISGLVTFSVSLTVIGLSLATLSGNSLLFLWALLVLGIPHGITYPLSVISISRTFKAEERNAANSQFFAIMMLIGVVTPLVDGVVAQALGIRLLFVLLVPFVLAFLAMLRRYVGAVDAAVKGDAEMHSKQRQTG
- a CDS encoding diguanylate cyclase; the protein is MKVAVPVTNGYVDGPGEGEKVRIYEVDGMEAKLVEEYDNPALNATYVRGVHMLKSALEKGATAFILVEIGPPGIRFLQGKAKVFLAEPGTTADEAVKMFLEGKLVNTDKPTHGERHHGEHHYH